The DNA sequence TGTGGTTTCGGTGACGTGGGGAAAGGCTCTGCAGAATCACTGCGCAGCCAAGGTGCTCGTGTTCTTGTAACAGAGATCGACCCTATTTGTGCTCTTCAGGCTTGCATGCAAGGGTATGAAGTCGTGACAATGGATGATGCAAAATCTATTGGAGATATTTTTGTGACAACAACTGGTAATGTTGACATTATCACTCTAGAGCATATGCGCGATATGAAAGACCGAGCCATCGTCTGCAATATCGGCCACTTTGACAGTGAAATTCAGATCGCTGGTTTAGAAAATTATAAGTGGGAAGAAGTGAAGCCACAAGTTGACGAAGTTGTATTCCCTGATGGAAAACGCCTCATTGTGCTTGCAAAAGGTCGCCTCGTAAATCTTGGGTGCGCAACAGGCCACCCTTCATTTGTAATGTCAGCCTCTTTCACCAACCAAGTCCTTGCTCAGATAGAACTTTGGAAAAACGCAGCAGCTTATAAGAAAGAAGTTTATGTTCTTCCAAAACATTTGGATGAAAAAGTAGCTGAACTTCACCTTGCGAAACTCGGCGCAAAATTAACAAAATTGTCGCAAGAGCAAGCGGATTATATCAACGTACCCGTCGAAGGGCCTTATAAGCCTGAGCATTACCGTTACTAATTGCTAGAAGAGGAAGCCTTATGAGCGAATATCTTTTTACAAGTGAATCTGTTTCTGAAGGACACCCTGACAAGGTTGCGGATCGTGTTTCGGATGCAATTGTTGACTTATATTTTTCTAAAGACCCTCAGTCTCGTGTGGCTGTAGAAACACTTGTGACGACCAATCGAATTGTCTTGGCTGGTGAAGTCCGCTGTGCGCATGATGTCACCCATGATGAGATAGAAAATGCTGCTCGTGCTGCAGTGAAGTCTATTGGGTACGAGCAAGATGGTTTCCACTGGGAAACAGCAGTGCTCCATAACTATATCCATGCTCAATCCGCAGATATTGCCATGGGTGTTGATAATTCTGCAGATAAGCAAGGAGAAGAAGGCGCTGGCGACCAGGGTATTATGTTTGGCTATGCTTGTAATGAAACAGAGCATCTCATGCCTGCGCCCATTGCTTACAGTCACGAAATCTTGGAAAAGCTTGCAGCTGTTCGCCACGGCGGCGATAGACGGTTGGAACCTGATAGTAAGTCACAGGTTACATTGAAATATAAAGATGGATACCCTGTTGGTGCAACGTCCGTGGTTGTTTCTACACAGCATGCTGAAGGGGTTACCCAGGCTGAACTTAAGGCATTGGTGAAAGATATTGTAACTGAGGTTCTACCTGAAGGGTGGATGCCATCTGATGATGAGCTTTATGTTAATCCAACAGGTCAGTTTATTATTGGGGGTCCTGATGGAGATACAGGCCTAACGGGTCGCAAAATTATTGTCGATACATACGGCGGGGCTGCACCTCACGGGGGCGGCGCCTTCTCAGGGAAAGATCCGACAAAGGTAGATCGATCAGCAGCATATGCAGCGCGGTATTTAGCAAAGAATGTTGTCGCTGCAGGTATTGCTGATAACTGTACCATTCAGTTATCATATGCCATTGGTGTTGCTAAACCTCTCTCTGTGTATGTGGATTTGTGGGGCAAGGTAAAAGTTGATTCTGCAAAAGTGTCAAAGGCCTTGCAAGAACTTATGGACTTAAGTCCAACCGGCATTCGAACTCATCTTGGATTGAATAAACCGATTTATGAGAGGACAGCAGCGTATGGCCATTTTGGCCGATTGCCGGATGCTGACGGTGGATTTTCTTGGGAAAAGACAGACCTAACAACCGCGCTGAAGGCTAAACTTAGTCTCTAAGAGCAGATTGTAAATGCATCGTAAGGGCTGTCAGACAGAATGAGTCGGCAGCCTTTATTTTTTATCTTCTTTCCTGTAAGTAGAAAAGGTAGGGGAGTCGGATGTGATGCCATTGGAACAGACCATTTATGTAGTAGGCCTTATAGCCATTGTCTTACTTGCGGCTCTTTTTATTGTTTTTTATCGCCTCTATAAAGATAAAATACAGGTTACTCTTTTAGAAACCCAGCTTGATTTATTTGATCGATGGCTTAATACACGCTCCCGACAACCTCTATGGGTCTATGAAGATGGCTCACTAGACTATAGCAAAAAAGCTCTCGACCTATTGAATATATCGACAGCACCAGCTCATTTTTCCGATTTACAAAATGTCTTCCCTCATAAAATCTACGCAGAAATTGATCTGTTTATTCAAAGTCCTTCTAGAGGAGGGACACTCACAGGTTTTATCTTCGAGCGAGAGGGGAATGGCACTCTTTCAGTGACAATTGATCATATTGATAAAAGTCCAAGTGGCATGCCGTCCTATGTGGTGTGGCTTGAGAAAAACCCAAAAAGAGTAACAGGTGCAGGGGATGATCTTCACGAAGTGAAAGCCCTAAAGACGCAGTTGGATTTAACAAGCGGCGTCCTCAATACTTTATCTGTACCTGTATGGATATGGGAAACATCTGGGACAGTCCTATATGTGAATAATGCTTATTTAAAAGCTGTGGACGGCAAAAGCTTGGACGATGTTCTCTCACGTAAGATCAGTTTGATTGAACAAAAAGAGCCTCATCGCCGTGACCGCATTTATAGAAATGTGGTTGAGAATAAAAGGACAACACAAGAGCGCCAATATGCCATTGTCGAAGGACAACGCCGTGCTTATATGGTGATTCACAAATCAGCACCGGATCAAAAGTCAATTCTTTCCATAGCCATTGATATCACAGCAGAGGAAGATGCACTTTCAGAATTAAACCGCGTTCTGGAATCGCAATCGGTCACTTTAAATAGGCTGGCAAGTCCCGTGGCCATTTTTGGGCCTGATCAGCGGCTGACATTTTATAATCAATCCTTTCAAAGACTAACAGGGGTTGAAGAAACTGTCCTGGCCGAACGGATCAGCCATAATGATTTACTCGAAGAAATGAGGGCATTACGTCGCTTGCCTGAACAAGTTGATTTTAAGCAGTGGAAAGACAATGTTCTCAAACAATATGTAGGGCTTCTCGAACCTGTAGAAGAGACTTGGCATATGCCCGTCGGTTCTACCTATAGAGTTCTTACCCAGCCGCATCCCCTCGGTGGTTTGCTGCTGTTATTTGAGGATATGACAGATAAGCTCGCGTTAGAGCAATCTGTTCATACTTTAACGGCTGTCCAAAGTCAGACATTAGAAAACCTGCAAGAAGCGGTCGCATTATTTGGATCTGACGGCTCTCTCAAGCTTTACAATCATGGCATTGTGGATTTATGGAATTTACAGGATTTGGAAGGGCAAGTCGGCACACTTGTGGGAATGCACGTCCAGCAAATTTCAGACGCCGCCCTTTCAGCCCTTGGCTTACATTCTGAGTTGGAGGGCGTTCAGTCTCGCATTTTACAGGCCAATTTAGACTTATTTACACAGCTTTCTGGCTGGATATCTCAACGAGATCAACGGCGAGAAAATTGGCGTGCTCCAAATGATCGGATTATGGAATATTCAGTTGTTCCGCTTCCCGATGGGTCCTCATTGTTGACACTGACGGATATAACAGACAGCTTCAATATACAATTGGCTCTGAGAGAACGGTCTCAAGCTCTTGAGACGACAGCCCGAATGAAATCTGACTTTATCGCCAATATGGCTTATGAACTGAGAACGCCGCTCAACAGCATTATTGGATTTTCTGATCTTCTAATTCAAGGGCTCTATGGTTCACTAAAAGATCAACAGATTGACACTTTAGGCAGTGTGAGAGAGGCTGCTGATGGACTGAATCATCTTATTACCAACGTCTTGAATATTGCTGTGATTGATTCAGGTGAAGCGGAATTAGCAATTGAAGACGTTGACCTCATAGAAGTTTTCTCTCTTGTTGAAGACATGACATTGGATCAACTGAGGCGGAGAAAGTCTCAGATGCTTTGGTCCGTTGCTGAAGATGTACCCACCCTTGAATTGGATGGGACTCGAATTAAACAAATGCTTTATAGTTTGGTGAGTTCAATTGGTAATATTTCAAAGCCAAAAGCAACGATTTCTCTTTCAGCAACATTGGTCGATTCTGAATCCATCCAAGTGAGTGCATCTATTGTTCGGACCTTAGTCGATCCCTATGATTTAGATTCATTACGGCGAACAATTGATCAAGAACGCACCGTGGCCCTTCAGAGTGCAGGAAGTTTGGATATGACGCTAGTTCGATCGATTGTTTCAATTCATAACGGATATGTTACAATGCATGAAAATCAAAATGAAAATATTGAAATTCAACTGACATTTCCCATAAAATTTATTCAATAACCTCTCTTTTTATTAGGTATCATATGTCTCAACTGCCCATTTTTTCTTTCCAGAGTTATAGTGAACAAGAGACCGAAGCTTTCGCCATACAGATTGGGCGTCTACTTCGTGTCGGCGATATCGTGGCTTTGGTTGGTGATTTAGGGGCAGGAAAAAGTGTGACAGCGCGAGCAATTATTCGATTTCTTTGTGAAGATGATGCCATGGAAGTGCCCAGCCCAACATTTACCCTCGTTCAAGAGTATCAGACAGATAAAATGAACATATGGCATTCAGATTTATATCGAATAGAAGAGAGCGATGAAATATATGAGCTTGGGTTTGAGGAAGCCTTAGACCATGCAGCTCTATTAGTGGAGTGGCCAGATCGATTGCCTGCCGAGTTCCAAGAAGACTGTCTTGTATTCACACTGAAGAATGATCCAAAAGATAAAAGCCGGCACATTTCCCTATACGGTAATCAGCAGTGGCAAAAACGCCTTGAAAAGAGAAAATAATGACACAGAGATTGCGGGAAAAACGGGATCAGATCATTGATGATTTTTTGCAACAAAATGGAATGTCGGGTTGGCAGCGTAAAGTCATCGCTGGGGATGCTTCATTTCGTCGTTATGAACGCCTTAAGAAGGGTGAGCAGTCTCTTATTCTAATGGATGCACCGCCGCCCATTGAATCCGTAATCGCTTTTCTTCAAGTTACAGATATACTGCAATCTTGCGGTTCTGATAAAATTATTACTCCTAAAATCATCGCAAAAGATGAAGCACTAGGCCTATTAGTTCTGTCAGATTTTGGGTCGGATGTTTTGAAAAAGGCCGTAGAAGGGTCACCGGAAAGAGAAAAGAGACTGTATTTGAAAGCAATTTCTATACTCTCAGATTTGCACAAAGAAGACCCCGCTGAAGCTCTCCCTGAGTATGACGAAGCCCTGTACCACCGAGAGGTTTCACTCTTTGCAGACTGGTATATGCCTGCAATATTTGGTGATTATAGAGGAAGAGACGCTTTTTTTAAATCTCTTGAACCAGCGTTGAAATTTCTTTCTCAAACCCCGTTTCAGAAGAAAATTGTCTTGAGAGACTATCATGCTGAAAACTTAATGGTTTTGGAGGCTGATCATTTGGGACAGCTGGACTATCAAGACGCCGTCATAGGACACCCTGCTTATGATTTGGTTTCCTTAACGCAAGATGCCCGGCGGATTGTTTCACCAGACTTAGAAGAAGCCTGCCTTCGTCAGTATTTATCAAATTATACAGGAAATGAGCAGGAATTCCGGACGTTTTATGCCATTCTTGGTGCACAGAGGTCTCTAAAAATTATAGGAATTTTTTACAGACTGTTTCTGAGAGACCAAAAAGAGGATTATTTGCCCTATATTTCTCATGTGTGGCAAATGGTGGAACGGAATTTACAGGCGCCCATCCTCAAGCCCTTGAGGGATTTTCTAGAGCAATATATCCCGCAACAGCGCAGAAAGGCAGTCGCTGATAGTAACATGATCAGAGATAAGTTTCCCATAGGGACCAACGCCATGATTATGGCTGCAGGGAAAGGAACACGGATGGGGGAGTTGTCCCATCATACTCCTAAACCTTTGGTTCAGGTGAATGGTATTTCATTATTGGATAGAGCCATGGACCATTGCTTTCATGCCGGCGTTCAAAGGGTGGTCGTCAATGTCCATCATTTGGCTAGTCAAATCGAAACAGCACTAGAAAATCGCCCGATTGGTCCACAGGTGTTACTGTCTGACGAACGAGAGGCTCTATTAGAGACAGGGGGCGGGGTGATGAAAGCTCTTCCTTTGTTAGGGAAAGATCCTTTTTATGTTATCAATAGCGATGCCCTCTGGATTGATACAGGAGAGAGACAGCTTCTGCAGCAATTGGCTGCTGATTTTGACGAGTCACGGATGGATATCTGTTTGGCTGTAATGCGTGTGGAAGAGGCACCTGGGTATGACGGCGTTGGAGATTTGTTTTTCAATGAAGTCAGCGGAGAAGTCGAGCTCAGAGGCAACGCACCTTCGGCCAGTCATATGTTTGCTGGTGTAAGACTGATGAAAGCAACCTGCTTCGACGGGGAAGAGATTGGGCAGTGGTCTATGCGACGTCTATTTAGAAAAGCCGAGGCCAAAGGGCGTTTGTTTGGTTCCTTATACAAGGGAACATGGCTTCATGTTGGCGATCCAGACGCCCGAAATGAAGCAGACAATCTTCTTAAAAAGATTGAAGGATAATCTGAATGTTTCCGTCGCGGCCTGATATTTATACGATTTCCCCAGACCTCCCTTTCGCTGATACCCTTGCAGAAGGGATGATTGAACGGTTTCAGACAGGGCATGAATTTGCCTTATCTGACTGCCTTATTCTGGTGCCCAATAGACGAGCTGTTCGATCGGTAAGAGAAGCTTTCATAAAAGTGGCGGGCAGAAAGCCTATTTTATTGCCTTCTATCCGAGCCATCGGAGATGTGGACGAGGAAGAGATGGAATTCTTGAGCAGCGACATTGCCTTTGATATCGCTAGCATTCCCCCATCTATTCGAGCCAAGGAACGCCAATCCCTACTGATGGTTCAAGTCGAGCGATGGATGAAGCTGAACCAACGCATCGATCTTGCTCCGGCTCAAAGTTGGCGATTGGCAGGCGAGTTAATGCGGTTTATGGATCAAGTCGAAACAGAAGGCCTATCATACGAGGGATTGGTAGATCTTGTAGCTGAAGACTTTGCAAAGCATTGGCAAATTACTTTAGATTTTTTAAAAATTATTACTAATTTTTGGCCGGCTATTCTTGAAGAAGCAGGGCAGATTAATCCAGCTGCGCGGCGCGATAAACTGATGAAGGCCCTCATCCGTTCATGGGATAAAAAACCCCCGAAAGGGCCTGTTCTAGTGGCAGGCTCCACAGGGACAATTCCGGCAACACGGGCCTTAATTAAAGCTGTACTTAAATTAGAGAAAGGCTGGGTCATCTTGCCTGGTATTGATCAAGACATGAGTAGAGAAGCATGGCAAAGTCTATCAGCTCATCCTTCTCATCCACAGCATGTAATGCATACTCTATTGGACAGCTTACAGCTAGAGAGAGAAGATGTCCTAGAGTGGCAGGGGACTAATGATATCAGTTTGAAATGTCAATTAATGCGTGATGTTATGCTTCCAAGTTCAGCTCTGGGTGAGTGGCAAAATAGCCCCTGGACGAGAGATAAGGCCCAAGCCCAAGCGGCCTCACAAGGCCTGTCGGTTCTTGTCTGTCCCACCCGACGAGAAGAGGCAACGACCATCGCTTTAATCATGCGTGAAACGCTAGAAATTGCAGGCAAGACTGCTGCATTAGTGACCCCGGATCGGTTGTTGGCAACGCATGTTAAATCGATTTTAAAGCGTTGGGATATTAGAGTAGATGATAGTGCGGGTGACCCTGCAACCATCAGTCAAACAGGAGCCTTTCTCCAACTCTTTGCCGATCTATTTGCCGCAGACTTCTCACCGATAACCCTTTTAGCTTTCTTGCAGCACCCCTTTATGAGTATGGAAATGCTCCGGTCAGACTATCGTCAATTTGTACGGCATCTTGATCGATATGTTCTTCGCGGACCACGCCCAACGAGTGGTCTTGTCGGCCTGAAAAAATATGCGGCGCAAAAAACTTCTGATAAACGTCATCCATTCCCTAAAAAAGACTACAGAAGCCTGACTCTCTTCATAGAGCTGGTTGAGCCAATTGCTCTTGCTTTTGATCAAGGGCATCGGTTTGCAGATTGTTTAAAAGAATTTATCCGGGTGGCAGAAAAGTTGGCGACAAGCCCTGATCAAGAAGGGGCTGATCAATTATGGCGCGGCGATGCAGGAGAGGCTTTGGCGATAGCGATTTCTGACATGATCAGTGAGTGCCAGAGTCTGCCTGCTTATCCTGCCTTTGAATTTGCACCGTTGCTGAAAGAAATGATAAAACGAGAAACGATCCGTCCTAAGTTTGGGGCTCATCCTCGACTCTCAATATGGGGAACAATGGAGGCTAGATTACAGCGCACGGACGTGATGGTTTTAGGCAGCGTCAATGAGGGAACCTGGCCGGCAGAAACGCAAGCAGATCCTTGGATGAGTAGAGAAATGCGGCACTTGTTTGGCTTGCCTGCGCTTGACCGAAAGATTGGCCAAAGTGCGCATGACTTCATGCAGGCGATTTGCGCTGACACAGTCTATATCTCGAGAGCAGAAAAAGTTGATGGCAGCCCAACTGTACCAAGTCGATGGCTTTTGAGGCTGGAGGCTCTTCTTGGGTTTTTACCAGAAGCAAAAAAACCTTATCTTTTGTGGGCAGAACAATTGGATCAAGTTGGGACCTATGAACCGGTTCAACCACCAACCCCTAGACCGCCTGTTTCAGCAAGACCGAGAGAGTTGTCTGTGACACAGGTTGAAACGTGGATGCGTGATCCTTATACGCTCTATGCGAGCAAGATTCTGGGCTTGTCGAAATTAGACTCTGTGGATGCTAAGCCCAGTGCAGCAGATAAAGGAACCCTCATTCATGCATGCCTAGAGCGATTCTTAAAAGAGAAGGGTGCTGAAACAGGTCAAGCGGGAGTTGACAGACTTTTATCCATAGGACGAGAGGTCTTTAGTGCTTATCTGTTAATGCCTTCTGTCTATGCTTTTTGGTGGCCGCGATTTGAACAGATCGCGGGCTGGTTTGTCGCATGGCAAGAGGAACGCCGAGGAAAAATAAATCCCGTCGCTATAGAAGAACGGGGCCTTGTTGAGCTGAGAGGGCTGAACTTTAAGCTTAAGGCTTTTGCCGATAGAATCGATCAGACTATTCAGTCGGACGCATATGAAATAATTGACTATAAGACAGGCCAGCCACCAACCCCAAAAAGAGTGTTAGCTGGGTATGCGCCCCAACTGCCTTTAGAGGGCTTTATTATTCAGCAAGGTGGCTTTCCCTCGCTAAAACCCGGGCGTATTGCTTCGTTAACATATATTCATTTAAAGGGAGGGCTAGAAGTCGCTGAAAGCAAAAGACCAGTGAAAGATGTTGAGGGCGCCATCCTGCAGGCTGAGGAAGGACTGCGTCATCTTATTGAAATATTCGATCAAAGGGAAACACCCTATTTGGCTAGCCCGCGGGCTGATATCACAGGATATGGTGAATATGATCAGCTGGCACGAGTGAAAGAATGGCAAAATGGCCTTGGTGCCTCCTTAGAATCTATAAGCCGAGAGGGGGATGAGAATGGTTAAAATGTCCCCCGAGCAAGCAATGGCGACGCACCCTGAAACAACCGTTTGGGTTGGCGCGTCTGCTGGTACAGGTAAAACCCATGTCTTAACAGCACGTGTATTGCGGTTAATGGTAGGCGGTACGGCCCCAGGCAATATCCTTTGTCTTACCTTCACAAAGGCCGCTGCGGCTGAGATGAAAACAAGGATATTCCGCGAGCTAGGCGCATGGGCTGTGATGAATGATGTTCAGCTAAAATCAGCTCTGAAAAGACGCGTTGATGAAGAGGCTTCTCCGGAAGTTCTTGCGCGTGCTAGACGTTTGTTTGCAGAAGTTTTAGACCTTTCTGGTGGGCTGCAAATTCTGACCTTTCACAGTTTTTGTCAGTCCTTGCTGGGTCGCTTTCCTCTCGAGGCTGGCATTGCTCCTGGATTTGAAGCGTTAGATGATCAAATGGCTGCAACAGTGAAACTTGAAGCAAGAGATCGTGTTCTCAAGAGTAATGTAGAGCAATCAGCCTTATCTGAAGTTGCAAAGCGTGTGAATGAAGCTGATTTTGACAGAGTCATGGAAGGCCTGATGCACAAAGGCATTGAGGTTCAAAAACTCTTGAAATCACACGGGAAAATTGGCTTGAGATCCGCTTTGCTTCGTCATTTTAATTTTGACCCTCAACAATCAACTCAACTGTTAATAGAGAGTTCCGTCAAGGATGAGAGTTTTTCGCTAGAAGGCTTAAAAGAGCTACTGGTTTGTTTCACCAGTGGTAGTAAAAAAGAGCAGGCCATTGCAGGACAGATTGAGAGCTTTTTAAAAGCTGAGGAAACTGAGCGCACTCGGTATTTCTCTGACTATAAATACGGCTTTCTAACAAAAACAGGAGCGGCGCCTCTTAAAAATATACCAACCAAAAAAACATCTGAAAAAGCAACGCATTTGGTCGAGATCTATCAGGAGGAACAGGAACGACTTTACGTGCTCAATCAAAAACTACTGACGTTGGAAATGATTGATGCGACAACAGCCCTATTAACATTGGGATTTGATCAGATTGATGCTTATAGAACTTTAAAACAAGCCCGCGGTGTGGTTGATTTTGATGACATGATTAACAGCACTGTTTCGCTTCTTGCCGGATCTGGCGCTGCCTCTTGGATATTATATAAATTGGATGGCGGCATTGATCATATTCTTGTCGACGAAGCGCAAGATACCAACGCTAATCAGTGGGATGTAGTGGAAACATTGGCTTCAGACTTTTATTCAGGAGAAGGTGCGCGCGAGGAACAGGTCGGCCAAGACGCGGCAAGTCATTTTGCACGTACTGTCTTTGCCGTTGGCGATGTAAAGCAGTCTATATATAGCTTTCAAAATGCAGACCCAAAAGAGTTTATTGCAGCCCGCAGCAGAGTGTTTAACCGCGCTGAGAATGCTCAGATGGCATATGGCCAAATACCTTTGAACCAGTCTTTCAGGTCAGGAGGCGCTGTTCTAACGCTTGTGGATCAGGTCTTTAGACAGGGAGGACGGGGCTATCCAGGGGTCACTTCAGATGAGGAGGAAATTAAACATGACTATCACCGTCAAGGATATGCGGGGTCTGTAGAACTTTGGCCTTTAGAAATCGAAGAAGTAACTGAAGAAAAGTCTGATGCAGATAAAGAGACATGGCAGGCGCCGATAGCTCAGGAAGAAGCATCAGATTCAGAACAGAAGACAGCTTGGAAAGTCGCCCGTCACATCGCTGACCAAATAAAAAACGAGCATCGCCTTGAAGCGAAGGGGAGGCCAATCAGGCCCAGTGATATCTTAGTGATTGTGCGTAAACGTTCACGCTTTGTAGAGCAGCTCACCCGGGCCCTCAAAATCTTAGATATTCCTGTCAGTGGCCGAGATCGCATACAGTTGGCATCTGAAGCCCCAGTTATGGATCTTCTTTCTCTCATGCGGTTTATGCTACAGCCTGAAGATGACTTGTCTTTGGCTGAGGTGTTAACGGGGCCATTCGCTGGACTTACACAAGAAGCATTATTCGACTTAGCCTATGAGAGACCCGTCAGTTTGTGGCAACAACTTGTATCGCGGCGCTCAGAAAGACCTGAGTATCAAAAAATTTATGACTTTCTGTCGGCTTGCTTGAATGAAGTGGATCGAGGCACACCGTTTGATTTCCTCATGACCCTTCTCAATGAGTTTGATGGCCGTAAAAAATTGGTCCATCGCCTGGGGGAAGAATGTCACGATGCCCTTGACGAAATGCTGGACATGGCTCTCACATTTGAACGATTAAACAGCCCCTCTCTGCAGTCTTTTCTTCACGCCTTTGAACAGACGGACGTGACCATTAAACGGGATATGGAGGAGGCTGGGAATAGTGTTCGCATAATGACGGCGCATGGATCTAAAGGATTGCAAGCGCCAATTGTCTACCTTCCCGATACCACAAGTGTTCCTGAAATAGGGCGCGATACAGCCTTACTAACAAAAGGCTCACAAGAGAGCGCAGAATCGTGGCTGCTTTGGACCTCTGGTATTAAGAACTTGTCTCTTGTAGATGATTTGAAAGCACAACATAAAATAGAGATGATGGCAGAATATCGACGCTTGCTTTATGTAGCGATGACTCGGGCTGAGGATCACCTCTTTATTACAGGCTGGCAAAAGAAGCGAAAAATCAGTGAGGATTGCTGGTATGAACTCATTAAAGAGGGATTTGAAGCGATCGAGGGTTCATTTACGAGGCAAGATTCAGAGGGTGAAAGCTTATGCTTTGCCGTGCCACAAAAGAGCCCTATAGACACCTCTGAAAGTAAAACGAGTGTGAAGCAAATTCATGAGGTGCCCAACTGGGCCAAAAACGTTATGCCTGAAGAGCCTACTCCGTCCCGCCCCTTAGTTCCTTCCAGACCAGATCATGATGAGCCGGCAGCACGAAGCCCCTTGAGCAGAGTCACGGATCGGCCATTCCAGAGAGGCAACCTTATCCATAGCCTGCTAGAATGGCTGCCAGAATTAAGCTCGGACATGCGGGGGAAAGCGACTATTGAATATTTAGCACATCCTGGCCATAACCTAAGTCAAACGCAGCAAAAGAAAATGGGTCAAGAAGTTCTCTCTATTCTTGAAGATCAAGATTTTGCGGATCTCTTTTCACCTCAAAGTCGTGCTGAAGTCCCCATTGCGGGTCTTCTGTCAAATGGCCATGTGATTTCTGGACAGGTCGATCGACTGGTTGTGACTGAGGAGTCAGTTAAAATTGTAGATTATAAAACTAATCAGCCAGCCCCGCGTTCTGCCCAGGATGTTCCTGAGGCCTACCAACGACAGATGGCGCTCTACAGATTGGCCCTTGAAGATATTTATCCTGACAAAAAAGTGAAATGTTACCTCTTATGGACAGATATTCTCACGATTATGGAGGTTTAGATTAAATCACCTAGTCATGATCTATTCTCCCAATCACAATAATCGATCACTGTGTATTGACCTTATGCTCTCCTGCACCTATTTTGAACTCAATGATGAATTTTACGGGTAATGAAAAGGATAAGAATATGGCTGTGATAGAAGTCAATGATGACAATTTTGAAGATGTAGTTTTGAATGCAGATAAGCCAGTCGTGCTTGATTTTTGGGCGCCATGGTGTGGTCCTTGTAAAATGCTTGCACCAGTTTTGGATCAAACGGCTGGTGAGCGTGATGATATTATCATTGCGAAAATGAATATTGATGAAAACCCAATGACGCCGACAAAATATGGTGTCAGATCCATCCCGACCGTGATCGTTATGAAAAACGGTGAAGCAGCGGCAACAAAAATGGGTGCAATGCCTAAAGGTCAGTTTGATCAATGGTTGGGCGATAACATTTAAAAGATATATCTCTGGATTGAGAAAGGGCGCAGTCAGCTGACTGCGCCCTTTTTGTTGGAACGGTCCATCCATGCCCTGCTATGAATTGGGCGCCATTGGATCAAAGGCAAAAATTTACCTGGAAATTGCCCAGTTCCCTATGAAGGGTAACTTGAAGTTAGTTGGTTTTGCGATTAGACATTCTGCGAAAACTCGGACGCTTGCCATACGTTAGGGCGCGCCATCCCCATTCCAGAGGGCCATAGACAAAATATCGGAGCCAAATGTGACTATACAAAACTAGAAACGCATATGAAAAAACTACAAAAAGCATAGGCTTTGACAGGCCTACTTTACCAGCCTGATACAGTCCGAACGGCCCATAATAATACAGCATG is a window from the Temperatibacter marinus genome containing:
- the trxA gene encoding thioredoxin, with product MAVIEVNDDNFEDVVLNADKPVVLDFWAPWCGPCKMLAPVLDQTAGERDDIIIAKMNIDENPMTPTKYGVRSIPTVIVMKNGEAAATKMGAMPKGQFDQWLGDNI